In a genomic window of Leptospira hartskeerlii:
- a CDS encoding cytochrome-c peroxidase: protein MKMKNTKIFCLGLILALVSACGPSEKTKQLMQDAKTSFGILPEKMPGSEKDTPAKIALGEKLYFEKRLSINDSQSCSSCHGTLGKTAGVDNLPTSPGALGKNGDRNSPTSLNAGFHFVQFWDGRAADLKAQAKGPILNPVEMAMPSEAAVEKKLSEIAEYVDLFAKAFPDQDKKITYDNLAEAIAAFERTLITRDRFDEFQAGNHRALTSEEQKGLETFLSAGCIQCHNGPLLGGNSFRKLGQVHPYENTTDVGRSAVSKNDAEKYFFKVPSLRNIALTAPYFHDGKVATLPEAVKKMAYLQLGKELSSEEVDSIVSFLKALSDKNRSN from the coding sequence ATGAAAATGAAGAATACAAAAATATTTTGCTTGGGCTTAATTTTGGCCCTGGTCTCGGCATGTGGTCCATCCGAGAAAACAAAACAGCTCATGCAAGACGCGAAGACTTCTTTTGGGATCCTTCCGGAAAAAATGCCGGGTTCCGAAAAGGATACTCCTGCTAAGATTGCTTTAGGCGAAAAACTCTATTTCGAAAAACGTCTTTCTATCAACGATTCACAGTCCTGCAGTTCCTGCCACGGAACTTTGGGAAAGACCGCTGGAGTGGACAATCTTCCTACTTCTCCTGGTGCTCTTGGAAAAAATGGAGATCGGAATTCTCCTACATCTCTGAACGCAGGATTCCATTTCGTTCAATTCTGGGACGGAAGAGCGGCTGACCTAAAGGCACAGGCAAAAGGTCCGATCTTAAACCCAGTGGAAATGGCAATGCCTTCTGAAGCTGCAGTGGAGAAGAAACTCTCTGAAATCGCGGAATACGTAGACTTGTTTGCAAAAGCATTCCCGGATCAGGATAAAAAGATTACTTATGACAATTTGGCAGAAGCGATTGCTGCGTTCGAAAGAACCCTGATTACCAGAGACCGTTTTGATGAGTTCCAAGCTGGAAATCATAGAGCTTTAACTTCTGAAGAGCAGAAGGGACTGGAAACTTTCCTAAGTGCAGGATGTATCCAATGCCATAATGGACCTCTTTTAGGCGGAAATAGCTTCCGAAAACTAGGACAGGTACACCCTTACGAAAATACAACCGACGTTGGAAGATCTGCAGTGAGCAAGAACGATGCTGAAAAGTATTTCTTCAAAGTTCCGTCTCTTAGAAATATAGCCTTAACCGCTCCTTATTTCCACGACGGAAAGGTGGCAACCCTACCGGAAGCGGTGAAAAAAATGGCATATTTGCAGCTTGGAAAAGAGCTTTCCTCAGAAGAGGTTGATTCTATAGTATCTTTCCTGAAGGCATTATCGGATAAAAATAGGTCTAATTAA
- a CDS encoding citrate/2-methylcitrate synthase, translated as MSDFVELKFGDQVHRLPVITGTDGNKGIDIRDLHTKTGLTSYDPGFFNTAYAQSKISRRDALTGDLQYRGYDVAELVHYSTFVETSYLLIYGDLPTEKQLKEFSMKLSKHSLIHEDMINLFDGFPGRAHPLAVLSVMVSSLSSYYQDEYEEYLDRGIDQAARLLAKIRTISAFSYKKMIGQPFVYPLDRHPYCTNFLYMLFSIPSVKYQPSEEHDRILNQLWILYADHEQNVSNTTVQLIGSTQANIFASVSSAINALWGSREGGRQVAAVELIEDIIKSKLSVPEFLERLKKGDYQRHSTCFGHDAYKVKSKRSTIAQKLFLEFYKQKKLDPIAEIALQVDDYVSKDPFYLEKNLYPNLEFYSAILFHSLGIPKELFTAMQAIGKLPGWLAHWREQRIGVNASHKVRPRQIFTGETHRKYRQILER; from the coding sequence ATGAGCGATTTCGTAGAGTTGAAATTCGGAGACCAGGTCCACCGTCTTCCAGTAATCACAGGAACTGACGGGAATAAAGGAATCGATATTAGAGATTTGCATACTAAGACGGGGCTAACTTCTTATGATCCCGGGTTTTTTAATACTGCATATGCCCAGAGTAAAATTTCCAGAAGAGACGCTCTTACTGGAGATTTGCAATACAGAGGCTATGACGTCGCAGAATTAGTACATTATTCCACTTTCGTAGAGACAAGCTACCTGCTAATTTATGGAGATCTTCCCACCGAAAAGCAATTGAAAGAATTCTCCATGAAACTCTCCAAACATAGTTTGATCCACGAAGACATGATCAATCTATTTGACGGATTTCCAGGAAGAGCCCACCCTCTCGCGGTCCTTTCCGTAATGGTTTCATCCCTATCTAGCTATTACCAAGACGAGTACGAAGAATATTTAGATCGTGGGATCGACCAAGCAGCTAGACTATTAGCAAAGATCAGAACGATCTCAGCATTTTCTTATAAAAAGATGATAGGACAGCCTTTCGTTTATCCTTTGGATCGCCATCCGTATTGTACAAATTTCTTATATATGCTTTTCTCCATTCCGTCGGTTAAATACCAACCTTCCGAGGAGCATGATAGGATCTTAAACCAACTTTGGATCTTATACGCAGATCATGAGCAAAATGTTTCGAACACTACTGTTCAGCTGATCGGTTCCACTCAGGCAAATATATTCGCATCCGTTTCTTCTGCGATCAACGCACTTTGGGGCTCCAGAGAAGGCGGAAGACAGGTTGCAGCAGTCGAATTGATCGAAGATATTATTAAATCCAAACTTTCCGTTCCGGAATTTCTGGAAAGGCTCAAGAAAGGGGACTACCAACGTCACTCCACATGTTTCGGTCACGACGCATATAAGGTGAAGAGCAAACGTTCTACCATCGCTCAAAAACTATTCTTAGAATTTTATAAACAGAAGAAGTTGGATCCAATCGCAGAAATCGCTCTACAAGTAGATGATTATGTAAGTAAAGATCCATTCTATCTAGAAAAGAATTTGTATCCAAACCTAGAGTTCTATAGTGCGATCCTATTCCATAGTTTAGGAATTCCTAAAGAACTTTTCACAGCAATGCAAGCGATCGGTAAACTTCCTGGTTGGTTGGCTCACTGGAGAGAACAGAGAATTGGTGTGAACGCATCTCATAAGGTTCGTCCACGTCAGATCTTCACAGGCGAGACTCACAGAAAGTACAGACAAATCTTAGAAAGATAA
- a CDS encoding AraC family transcriptional regulator translates to MEHLPGFFLHFWIQFGTALCLLLAAMELAKKRENAMPGGIFYLAIILALVESRLGLGLLPWAADHIWFWPAFFPAVWAVGPMLLLVSKNMVQFALDREIQIGKHFIPAILLFLGELIAYIILPAEEIREYIRNAMFGSKVDILTGVTIFGSIHQTVYSIFLWVLFRKASKETEIPLSSLVYTILFVVFTTIQLCWFGYFLKNQFLLAAGSSFQTLGIVLIFLFSSRYPNFFISLKSEIQQKRYERTQLNGLDLDQLHTRIKELVEADKIYKEESLKIQDFAEKLLVSPHQLSRILNETYGKNFNEFLNSFRVEEAKTLLLEDLDRTVLSIAYDVGFNTKSTFNAQFLKITGMTPLEWRKKGSKL, encoded by the coding sequence TTGGAGCATCTGCCCGGTTTTTTTCTTCATTTTTGGATCCAATTTGGAACCGCACTTTGCCTTCTTCTCGCGGCGATGGAGCTCGCTAAAAAAAGGGAAAACGCGATGCCCGGTGGGATCTTCTATTTAGCCATCATTCTTGCCTTAGTGGAGAGTCGATTGGGCCTAGGTCTGCTACCATGGGCCGCAGATCATATTTGGTTCTGGCCAGCATTCTTCCCTGCAGTCTGGGCAGTAGGCCCAATGTTACTTTTGGTCTCTAAAAATATGGTCCAATTTGCTTTGGATAGAGAGATCCAGATCGGAAAACATTTTATCCCGGCCATTCTACTTTTTCTAGGGGAATTAATAGCCTATATTATTTTACCTGCAGAAGAGATCAGAGAATATATTCGAAACGCAATGTTTGGTTCCAAGGTGGATATTCTGACCGGGGTCACAATATTCGGTTCCATCCACCAAACTGTTTACTCGATCTTTCTTTGGGTATTATTCAGAAAGGCTTCCAAAGAAACTGAGATCCCACTTTCTTCTTTAGTTTATACAATTCTCTTTGTGGTCTTCACAACCATCCAACTTTGTTGGTTCGGATACTTTTTAAAGAATCAATTTTTATTAGCTGCGGGTTCTAGTTTCCAAACTTTGGGAATCGTTCTTATATTTTTATTCTCTTCCAGGTATCCGAATTTTTTCATTTCTTTGAAGTCGGAGATCCAACAGAAAAGGTATGAAAGAACCCAACTGAATGGATTGGATCTGGACCAACTTCATACTCGTATCAAGGAGTTGGTAGAGGCGGACAAAATCTATAAAGAAGAAAGTCTGAAAATTCAGGACTTCGCAGAAAAACTTTTGGTCTCTCCCCACCAACTTTCCCGCATTCTAAACGAAACCTACGGCAAAAACTTCAATGAATTCCTAAATTCATTTAGGGTAGAAGAGGCCAAAACTTTGTTATTAGAGGATCTGGATCGAACTGTTCTCTCCATCGCGTACGATGTTGGATTTAATACTAAGTCCACATTTAATGCACAGTTTTTGAAAATCACTGGAATGACTCCATTAGAATGGAGAAAAAAGGGTAGCAAACTATAA
- a CDS encoding M24 family metallopeptidase translates to MSRETYPKEELESYRKVQALAYEAVESVRKELYPGITEKEAARKIDDYIRNAGGTSFFHYGFAWFGDRTAFRGFKRPLSLNYLRKGEGLLPHFGGKFQPSNRKLEEGMAVILDVAPTFAGRAADVGYAFSFGKNPEYDKALSNLEEYRELILRRVLEERTLAEIYLEVDARIRASGYVNCHSVYPQGVLGHKVGRLPAYNLPGGRVNGFPFQTFAYLFPQMIKDLIPGVSGHSPLWGEGSNFRAEPGLWAVEPHIGKIYSGSKESQSFGVKWEEILVVTDSTAYWLDEDLPHVRLWKEKKKSKSPRQTVNSKKQKEKVPA, encoded by the coding sequence ATGTCCCGAGAAACATATCCTAAAGAAGAACTAGAATCTTATCGCAAAGTGCAAGCCTTGGCTTACGAAGCGGTGGAATCTGTACGCAAGGAATTATACCCAGGCATCACAGAAAAAGAAGCAGCTCGCAAAATTGACGACTATATCCGAAACGCGGGTGGCACATCCTTCTTCCATTACGGCTTCGCATGGTTTGGCGATAGAACTGCGTTCCGAGGATTCAAACGTCCACTCTCCCTCAATTATTTAAGAAAAGGAGAAGGTCTACTTCCCCATTTCGGCGGAAAATTCCAACCTTCTAACCGCAAATTAGAAGAAGGTATGGCAGTGATCCTAGATGTAGCTCCTACGTTTGCGGGAAGAGCAGCCGATGTGGGTTATGCTTTCTCGTTCGGTAAAAATCCGGAATATGACAAGGCACTCTCAAATTTAGAAGAATACAGAGAGTTAATTTTAAGAAGGGTCTTAGAAGAAAGAACCTTGGCGGAAATCTATTTGGAAGTAGATGCAAGGATCCGTGCTTCCGGATACGTTAACTGTCATTCCGTCTATCCTCAGGGAGTGTTAGGTCATAAAGTGGGAAGACTTCCCGCTTATAATCTTCCAGGTGGACGAGTGAATGGATTTCCATTCCAAACATTCGCCTATTTATTCCCTCAAATGATAAAAGACCTAATCCCAGGAGTCTCAGGACATTCTCCATTATGGGGAGAAGGTTCTAACTTTAGAGCGGAACCGGGACTATGGGCTGTAGAACCTCATATTGGTAAAATATATAGCGGCTCCAAGGAATCACAATCCTTCGGAGTAAAATGGGAAGAGATCTTAGTAGTTACAGACTCTACCGCTTATTGGTTGGATGAGGATCTTCCACATGTACGTCTTTGGAAGGAGAAGAAAAAATCCAAATCTCCCAGGCAGACGGTCAACTCTAAGAAACAAAAAGAAAAAGTCCCTGCTTAA
- a CDS encoding metal-dependent hydrolase — MSSEILKDKDFYFYPVRKPKFEFSENGTSKHWMNGSAYKTHILNTWTLFFPDGERFFIRSIQKFLPSIKDPRVLRNAKAFMGQEAQHAGEHKKTWKILEDQGFKIKAFTDFVNSFFVNFVERVMPAKSCLAATAGAEHYTSLVATIGLQIKALDQAESEMKRLWEWHAAEEIEHKSAAYDVFLDVSGNYFRRMVTFLGVTIVFWAATFIGAEILLWQEGLTFKWKTRKDAFRFIFIDEKVFFHALGAFFRYLRPNFHPDQEDNLELSKAIFESPEHIYNSLDHSAQAIEARN, encoded by the coding sequence ATGAGTAGTGAAATATTAAAGGATAAGGATTTTTATTTTTATCCCGTCAGAAAACCTAAATTTGAATTTAGCGAGAATGGCACCAGTAAACATTGGATGAACGGTTCTGCTTATAAAACCCATATTCTGAATACGTGGACCTTATTTTTTCCTGACGGAGAAAGATTCTTTATCAGAAGTATCCAAAAATTCCTACCAAGTATCAAGGATCCAAGAGTTCTTCGAAATGCAAAGGCATTCATGGGCCAAGAAGCACAACACGCGGGTGAGCATAAAAAGACCTGGAAAATCCTGGAAGATCAGGGCTTTAAGATCAAGGCTTTCACCGATTTTGTGAATTCATTCTTCGTAAATTTTGTAGAAAGAGTAATGCCAGCTAAGTCTTGTTTGGCGGCGACTGCTGGAGCGGAGCATTATACTTCTCTTGTCGCTACTATCGGCTTGCAAATCAAGGCATTGGACCAAGCGGAATCAGAGATGAAACGACTTTGGGAATGGCATGCAGCAGAGGAGATAGAACACAAGTCTGCAGCTTACGATGTGTTTCTGGATGTCAGCGGAAACTATTTTAGAAGAATGGTCACTTTCCTCGGAGTGACAATCGTATTCTGGGCGGCGACATTTATAGGCGCTGAGATCCTTCTTTGGCAAGAGGGACTTACTTTTAAATGGAAAACCAGAAAAGATGCTTTCCGTTTTATCTTTATAGACGAAAAGGTCTTCTTTCATGCGCTGGGTGCATTCTTCAGATATCTCCGTCCTAATTTTCATCCGGACCAAGAAGATAATCTGGAATTAAGTAAGGCAATCTTCGAATCGCCAGAGCATATTTATAATAGCCTGGACCATTCGGCCCAGGCTATTGAAGCCCGAAACTAA
- a CDS encoding SDR family NAD(P)-dependent oxidoreductase: protein MSRLSGKNILITGASGGFGKELTKQLLKKGANLVLTDMKAPETKLEFYLENSKPVPGKILGSFAADLSSESGCEKAYKEAIKIQPKIDVLVNNAGLAFGGRLLDVPMDKWKLILDVNLYAPIYLSRLFLPAMLERKYGQIVNLSSCAGITAPGELVYYSVSKFGIRALGEALDSGYRHQGIYTTNVYPFFANTNILHSQQFGTDKPKVVPSMIVDSPQMVVRAIVRGIEKRKMHVFPGFTAKLLRFLTRLSPGFLRGMERLGQKLS, encoded by the coding sequence ATGAGCAGACTAAGCGGGAAAAACATTTTAATCACCGGAGCAAGCGGTGGTTTTGGTAAAGAATTAACCAAACAATTGTTAAAGAAAGGTGCCAATCTAGTGCTTACGGATATGAAAGCACCGGAAACTAAGCTTGAATTCTATTTGGAAAATTCAAAGCCCGTTCCAGGTAAAATACTCGGAAGTTTTGCAGCTGATCTAAGTAGTGAATCAGGTTGCGAAAAGGCTTATAAAGAAGCGATCAAGATTCAACCTAAGATAGATGTCTTAGTCAATAACGCAGGTTTGGCATTTGGTGGAAGACTACTGGATGTTCCGATGGATAAATGGAAATTGATCCTGGATGTAAATTTATACGCTCCTATTTATCTTTCTCGTTTATTCTTACCTGCAATGTTGGAAAGAAAATACGGACAGATCGTAAATCTATCTTCTTGCGCCGGGATCACTGCTCCGGGTGAGTTAGTATATTATTCTGTTTCCAAATTCGGGATCAGAGCCTTGGGCGAAGCGTTAGATTCAGGTTATAGACACCAAGGAATATATACGACTAACGTGTATCCTTTCTTCGCAAATACGAACATACTACATTCTCAACAATTCGGAACGGACAAACCTAAAGTGGTTCCCTCTATGATCGTAGACAGCCCTCAGATGGTGGTTCGAGCCATTGTAAGGGGAATTGAAAAGAGAAAGATGCATGTCTTCCCAGGGTTCACTGCGAAGTTATTGAGATTCTTGACCAGATTATCTCCTGGATTCTTAAGAGGAATGGAAAGACTCGGACAAAAACTTTCTTAA
- a CDS encoding alpha/beta fold hydrolase: MAATQLENGVKKERTEVWTETFVHNGDVSLYVKYNHTAKERPNRPTVLFVHGYPDDHRVWSYQMESLKEDYNVAALDLRGSGKSDKPKKQKAYNVRRIFEDLESVIRFIGNDKPVHLVAHDWGSLISWAFVADEQKSIWAKSYTAMGGPHPVLGRRNAFQMALSGNPVSLYKALSQLKRSWYILYFQIPFLPEWIWKTFSKFFWKYTMNTGGVPENDTLRNKSKEEIVATTVSNVNLYRELLRGEKYPEPKRIKVPVQVLIPLKDFAIRPELYRLHERICDSYKEYTYDSNHWIQRTMPDLVSEKIREFVWEIG, encoded by the coding sequence ATGGCGGCTACCCAATTGGAAAACGGAGTAAAAAAAGAAAGGACTGAGGTTTGGACGGAAACCTTTGTCCATAACGGCGATGTTTCCTTGTATGTGAAATACAATCATACGGCAAAAGAAAGACCGAACAGGCCAACAGTTTTATTCGTTCATGGATATCCTGACGATCATAGAGTTTGGTCCTACCAGATGGAATCTTTAAAAGAGGATTATAATGTAGCCGCGCTAGATCTAAGGGGATCCGGAAAATCCGATAAGCCTAAAAAGCAAAAAGCATATAATGTTCGTAGAATATTCGAAGATCTTGAATCAGTAATCCGATTTATCGGAAATGATAAACCAGTGCATCTTGTTGCTCATGATTGGGGATCTTTGATTAGTTGGGCGTTCGTTGCGGACGAACAGAAATCGATTTGGGCAAAATCTTATACTGCAATGGGAGGACCTCACCCAGTGCTTGGGCGTAGGAACGCTTTTCAAATGGCACTTTCCGGAAATCCGGTCTCTTTGTACAAGGCACTTTCTCAGCTCAAAAGATCTTGGTACATTCTATATTTCCAAATTCCTTTTCTGCCAGAATGGATCTGGAAAACGTTCAGTAAATTTTTCTGGAAGTATACGATGAATACCGGCGGAGTTCCTGAGAATGATACACTTAGGAATAAATCCAAAGAAGAGATTGTTGCGACGACTGTTTCCAATGTGAATTTGTATAGAGAACTGCTTAGAGGGGAGAAGTATCCGGAACCGAAACGTATCAAGGTCCCAGTCCAGGTCCTAATTCCGCTCAAAGATTTTGCGATCAGACCGGAGTTATACAGACTTCACGAGAGGATCTGTGATTCCTATAAAGAATATACGTATGATAGCAATCACTGGATCCAAAGAACTATGCCCGATTTGGTTAGTGAAAAGATCAGAGAGTTTGTTTGGGAGATCGGTTGA
- a CDS encoding C40 family peptidase has translation MISNGIQKILVLWKEKVLPNSGALSFLIIPFFALVLVADQAKSLSDKEVHKYFYETWKLEISSKDNLELFKETQHWIGTPHRDNGKDESGIDCSSLAARLVQKAYSKTIAGSSESISKQVKKVPESDLQEGDLVFFNIYGEKISHVGVYLKDRKFVHASVVKGVTVNSLDENYYKTRFVFAGRL, from the coding sequence ATGATCTCGAATGGAATCCAAAAAATTCTAGTTTTATGGAAAGAGAAAGTTCTCCCAAATTCGGGAGCACTTTCTTTTTTGATCATACCTTTTTTCGCCCTGGTACTTGTAGCAGACCAGGCAAAATCCTTATCCGATAAAGAAGTTCACAAGTATTTTTACGAAACTTGGAAATTAGAGATCAGTTCCAAAGATAATTTGGAATTGTTCAAGGAAACTCAACATTGGATTGGAACTCCTCATAGAGATAATGGCAAAGACGAATCCGGGATAGATTGTTCTAGTCTAGCTGCACGTTTGGTGCAAAAAGCATACTCAAAAACAATTGCGGGTTCTTCCGAAAGTATTTCTAAACAGGTCAAAAAGGTCCCCGAATCCGATCTACAAGAGGGAGATTTAGTGTTTTTTAATATATACGGAGAGAAGATCAGTCATGTAGGTGTTTATCTTAAAGATAGAAAATTTGTACATGCCTCTGTAGTCAAAGGTGTAACAGTAAATTCCTTGGATGAAAATTATTATAAGACAAGATTCGTGTTTGCGGGAAGACTATAG
- a CDS encoding M15 family metallopeptidase, which yields MRVRSFGLILILLIFFYCQKSPVPKLEESPPSLKIEKGLVSIKDIDPSIVIDLRYSTPENFTGSVIYPFQTCLLRKETAEKLKAANSEFQTYGYRIKIWDGYRPPYAQKILWDKVPNPRYVGNPTKNGSVHNRGGAVDLTLIDSKGKELEMPSSYDEFTYKASPFRKDLEPNVSKNLGVLVGILTKHGFKQISSEWWHYNDGDAKVYPLVEVDPKLWEK from the coding sequence ATGAGAGTCCGCAGTTTTGGTCTGATCTTAATTCTGCTTATCTTCTTTTATTGCCAAAAATCTCCAGTCCCGAAATTAGAAGAAAGCCCGCCATCTTTAAAGATCGAAAAAGGGTTAGTAAGTATAAAAGATATAGATCCAAGTATAGTGATAGATCTTCGTTATTCTACTCCGGAAAATTTTACAGGCTCCGTTATCTATCCTTTTCAAACCTGTTTGCTTAGAAAAGAAACTGCAGAAAAGTTAAAAGCCGCCAACTCTGAATTTCAGACTTATGGATACAGGATCAAAATTTGGGACGGGTATCGTCCTCCCTACGCACAAAAGATCCTATGGGATAAGGTTCCGAATCCAAGATATGTAGGAAATCCTACAAAAAATGGTTCGGTTCATAATCGAGGAGGGGCAGTGGATCTGACTCTAATTGATTCCAAAGGGAAAGAGCTGGAAATGCCAAGTTCTTACGACGAATTTACATACAAAGCTTCTCCCTTCCGAAAGGACTTAGAGCCGAATGTTTCTAAAAATCTGGGAGTACTCGTTGGAATTCTAACAAAGCATGGGTTCAAACAAATCAGTTCCGAATGGTGGCATTATAATGATGGGGATGCAAAAGTTTATCCCTTAGTAGAGGTGGATCCGAAACTTTGGGAGAAATGA
- a CDS encoding class I SAM-dependent methyltransferase, whose protein sequence is MKHLEMFSNRLTRMSKHWKKWARRRGITCFRIYDRDIPQVPIVIDLYENYCLVSEYLNSYPISEEERESERNTIRNFIIEILQLPPENLFWKTRERKKGNLQYEKLDTQEKSIQANEGGLKFKVNLSDYLDTGLFLDHRTTRDLFRKEASGKNVLNLYSYTGAFSVYAADGGAKKITSVDLSQKYLDWSKENFELNGFSHEDHEFIREDITEWLKRERNNPKRIQYDLIIVDPPTFSNSKKMKDIFDVQRDYSFLLNSIFKDFSAPGAILFFSTNFRKFKLDTDELLWEDIQDITKQTHPEDFRNEKIRYVWKMKK, encoded by the coding sequence ATGAAACATTTAGAAATGTTCTCCAATCGCCTGACTAGAATGTCCAAACATTGGAAAAAATGGGCGAGAAGAAGGGGAATCACTTGTTTTCGGATCTACGACCGAGATATTCCGCAAGTTCCGATCGTTATCGATCTATACGAAAATTATTGCTTGGTCTCCGAATACTTGAATTCTTATCCGATCTCTGAGGAAGAGAGAGAATCAGAAAGAAATACCATTCGTAACTTTATCATCGAAATTCTGCAATTGCCTCCTGAAAATTTATTTTGGAAAACTAGAGAACGTAAAAAGGGAAATCTCCAGTATGAAAAGTTGGATACTCAAGAGAAATCCATCCAAGCGAATGAAGGTGGACTGAAATTTAAGGTAAACTTAAGCGATTATCTAGACACTGGACTTTTTCTAGATCATCGGACCACACGCGATCTTTTTAGAAAAGAAGCCTCGGGCAAGAATGTTCTAAATTTATATTCATATACAGGTGCGTTCTCCGTTTATGCTGCCGACGGAGGAGCTAAAAAAATCACCAGCGTGGATCTTTCCCAAAAATACTTGGACTGGTCTAAGGAAAATTTCGAGCTAAACGGATTTTCTCACGAAGACCACGAATTTATCAGAGAAGATATTACGGAATGGCTGAAGAGGGAAAGGAATAATCCTAAAAGAATACAATACGATCTTATTATTGTCGATCCCCCTACATTTTCTAACAGTAAGAAGATGAAGGATATTTTCGATGTGCAAAGAGATTATTCTTTTTTACTAAATTCGATCTTTAAGGATTTTTCTGCACCAGGCGCGATCCTCTTTTTCTCTACGAATTTTCGAAAGTTCAAGTTGGATACTGATGAGCTTCTTTGGGAAGATATTCAAGATATCACGAAACAAACTCATCCGGAAGATTTTAGGAATGAGAAGATACGATATGTTTGGAAGATGAAGAAGTAA
- a CDS encoding SDR family oxidoreductase: MGEFFKDKVVWITGASSGIGESLVKEAARRGATLVLSSRREKELKRVRKENGLTDSNSMILPLDLEDYKKLGKVPAQVIKTFGKIDVLINNGGISQRSLAHETSLDTYETLMKVNYFGNIALTLAVLPHMRERKQGWVSTIASVAGLIGVPLRTGYSSTKFALTGFYEALRAENAKENLKVTLVYPGFVKTNISHNALKGDGTPQKKMDNVIENGIDADECARKILDAIENEDLQVIIAGGKEKFGLFLRHYFPKFFAKFLSKTAVT; this comes from the coding sequence ATGGGAGAATTTTTCAAAGACAAAGTTGTATGGATTACGGGGGCTTCTTCCGGGATCGGTGAATCTTTAGTTAAAGAAGCCGCAAGAAGAGGTGCAACTTTAGTTCTTTCTTCCAGACGAGAAAAAGAACTCAAAAGAGTCCGCAAAGAGAATGGACTAACAGATTCAAATAGCATGATCCTTCCTTTGGATCTAGAAGATTATAAAAAGTTGGGAAAGGTTCCCGCTCAAGTTATCAAAACTTTTGGAAAGATAGATGTTCTCATAAATAATGGCGGGATAAGCCAACGCTCTTTAGCTCATGAGACTTCCCTAGATACTTATGAAACTTTGATGAAGGTCAACTACTTCGGTAATATCGCTCTAACTCTTGCAGTGCTTCCTCATATGAGGGAAAGAAAACAGGGTTGGGTTTCCACGATAGCGAGTGTTGCAGGGCTTATCGGAGTTCCATTGAGAACCGGATATTCTTCCACCAAATTCGCGTTAACCGGTTTTTATGAAGCATTAAGGGCTGAAAATGCAAAAGAAAATCTAAAAGTTACTTTGGTATATCCTGGTTTCGTGAAAACCAATATTTCGCATAACGCATTAAAGGGAGATGGAACTCCTCAAAAGAAAATGGACAACGTAATCGAGAACGGAATCGATGCGGACGAATGTGCTCGCAAAATTTTAGATGCGATCGAAAATGAAGATCTACAAGTGATCATCGCAGGTGGAAAAGAGAAATTCGGTCTATTCCTAAGACATTATTTCCCTAAGTTTTTCGCAAAGTTTTTATCTAAAACTGCAGTTACCTGA